One region of Scomber scombrus chromosome 10, fScoSco1.1, whole genome shotgun sequence genomic DNA includes:
- the tnnt2a gene encoding LOW QUALITY PROTEIN: troponin T type 2a (cardiac) (The sequence of the model RefSeq protein was modified relative to this genomic sequence to represent the inferred CDS: substituted 1 base at 1 genomic stop codon), which produces MSDNEEVVEEYEEXEGVEEEVQEEEEEEVEEEAPQKEDKPATDDEADEEQDGEGEAEEGEEEEAKPKFKPFIMPNLIPPKIPDGEKVDFDDIHRKRMEKDLMELQTLIEVHFESRKKEEDELINLTERIEKRRSERAEQHRIRSEREKERQKRLEDERTRKEEEEAKKRADDDAKKKKTLTSLHFGGYMQKLTEKRSGKRQTEREKKKKILSDRRKSLDIEHSSQEKLKEKAKELWDWMYKLEAEKFELQYQFSRQKYEINVLRNRVSDHQKTYKRTKRGLRK; this is translated from the exons ATGTCGGACAACGAGGAAGTGGTGGAAGAATACGAGGAGTAG GAGGgggtagaggaggaggtgcaggaggaggaggaggaggaggtggaggaag AGGCCCCACAGAAGGAAGACAAACCTGCAACAGACGATGAGGCTGATGAAGAACAAG aTGGAGAGGGGGAAGCGGAGGAGGGAGAAG AAGAGGAGGCCAAGCCAAAATTCAA GCCATTTATCATGCCCAACCTAATCCCTCCCAAGATCCCAGATGGAGAGAAGGTGGATTTTGAT GATATACATCGTAAGAGGATGGAGAAGGACCTGATGGAGCTTCAGACTTTGATTGAGGTTCACTTCGAaagcagaaagaaggaagaagacgAACTAATTAATCTCACGGAAAGGATT GAAAAGCGCCGTTCggagagagcagagcagcatAGAATCcgcagtgagagagagaaggagcgaCAGAAGCGTCTTGAG GACGAAAGAACCcgcaaagaggaggaggaggccaaGAAGAGAGCAGACGATGAtgccaagaaaaagaaaaccctgACCAGCCTGCACTTTGGAGGTTACATGCAGAAGTTG acagagaaaaggagTGGTAAGAGGCAGactgagagggagaagaagaagaagatccTCAGTGACAGACGTAAATCTCTGGACATTGAGCACTCAAGCCAAGAAAAACTCAA GGAGAAAGCTAAGGAGCTGTGGGACTGGATGTACAAGCTGGAGGCAGAGAAGTTTGAACTGCAGTACCAGTTTTCCAGACAGAAATACGAG ATAAATGTGCTGAGGAACCGTGTCAGTGACCATCAGAAAAC GTACAAGAGGACCAAGAGAGGGCTAAGGAAATAG